From a region of the Nonlabens dokdonensis DSW-6 genome:
- a CDS encoding DUF1801 domain-containing protein — MANKTQPSDESVEDYLQTVEPQQKRADCFRLLDIMEDVMGEKARLWGNMIGVGKYHYKYDTGREGDFFIIGFAPRSKNISIYATAYNEALDKKKAELGKVKLGKSCIYINKLSDISEEKLRIVLEESIRINKERYP; from the coding sequence ATGGCAAATAAAACACAACCAAGCGATGAATCTGTAGAAGACTATTTACAAACCGTGGAACCCCAACAAAAAAGAGCAGATTGTTTTCGACTTCTTGATATAATGGAGGATGTAATGGGTGAAAAAGCGCGATTGTGGGGTAACATGATAGGAGTAGGTAAGTACCATTACAAATATGATACTGGTAGAGAAGGTGACTTTTTTATTATAGGTTTTGCGCCTAGATCAAAAAACATCAGTATTTATGCAACGGCTTATAACGAAGCGTTAGATAAGAAAAAGGCAGAATTAGGCAAAGTCAAGCTAGGCAAATCATGTATTTATATCAATAAACTGAGTGATATTAGTGAAGAGAAATTGAGGATTGTACTGGAAGAAAGCATCAGGATCAACAAAGAACGCTATCCTTAA
- a CDS encoding YpdA family putative bacillithiol disulfide reductase produces MKNSKLFDVIIIGAGPIGINCALQAKKKGLSYLVIEKGPLVNSLYNYPANMQFFSTSEKLELDDIPFISKEAKPSKQEALEYYRRIATSNHLNINLFEKVEEIEKLKSFKIKTDKNQYHSKNIIVSTGFYDIPNKMNVKGEDLIKVTHYYNDPHLYAFQDVAVVGASNSAVDAALEIYRKGGKVTMIVRGASIGDRVKYWVKPDIENRIKEGSIKAYFNSEIKEILEEHIIVKTANKVQKLPNDFVVALTGYQPNFTFLKKIGIKLEDDKRIPSYNSETMETNVDGIFLAGVICGGEETHKWFIENSRVHAHQIISTIAERHKKTTF; encoded by the coding sequence ATGAAAAACTCAAAACTATTTGACGTAATAATCATAGGAGCTGGACCTATAGGAATTAATTGTGCACTACAAGCAAAGAAAAAAGGCCTTTCATATTTAGTGATTGAAAAAGGACCTTTGGTAAACTCGCTTTATAATTACCCAGCAAACATGCAATTTTTCTCTACAAGTGAGAAGTTAGAACTAGACGATATCCCATTTATTTCTAAAGAAGCAAAACCCAGTAAGCAAGAAGCCTTAGAATATTATCGAAGAATTGCTACTTCAAATCATCTAAACATAAATCTTTTTGAAAAAGTTGAAGAAATTGAGAAGCTAAAAAGCTTCAAGATCAAAACTGATAAAAATCAATATCATTCTAAAAACATCATTGTTTCCACAGGCTTTTATGATATCCCTAATAAAATGAACGTCAAGGGTGAAGATTTAATAAAGGTAACTCATTATTATAACGATCCTCACCTGTATGCGTTTCAAGATGTTGCCGTCGTAGGCGCTAGCAATAGCGCTGTAGACGCTGCCTTAGAGATTTATCGCAAAGGTGGAAAGGTTACTATGATCGTAAGAGGAGCGTCCATAGGAGATCGCGTTAAGTATTGGGTAAAACCAGATATAGAAAACCGAATCAAAGAAGGCTCCATAAAAGCTTATTTTAATAGTGAAATAAAAGAAATTCTAGAAGAGCACATCATCGTTAAGACTGCAAATAAAGTTCAAAAATTACCCAATGACTTTGTAGTTGCACTGACTGGGTATCAACCTAATTTCACTTTTTTAAAGAAAATAGGCATAAAATTAGAAGATGATAAAAGAATTCCAAGTTACAATTCTGAAACGATGGAAACTAATGTTGATGGCATCTTTCTAGCAGGTGTGATATGCGGTGGTGAAGAAACTCATAAATGGTTCATTGAAAATAGTCGCGTGCATGCTCACCAAATCATTTCAACTATTGCCGAGAGACATAAGAAAACCACATTCTAA
- a CDS encoding DUF4174 domain-containing protein, with protein MKFLLLLLCSIISLMTSSQTIEKHRWENRILLVISEENNSNEEYSNQLQVINDSLEGYTERKLIVYTVLPNKYRLLGITTNQEANWIKNSKLYSTYNENKKPFKVVLIGLDGGVKEERNAAISSEELFAIIDGMPMRRSELNRK; from the coding sequence ATGAAATTTCTTTTACTTCTTTTATGCTCAATTATTTCACTCATGACTTCTTCACAAACTATTGAAAAACATCGCTGGGAAAACAGGATTCTACTAGTGATAAGTGAAGAAAATAATTCTAATGAAGAGTATTCTAATCAATTGCAAGTTATCAACGATTCTCTTGAAGGCTACACCGAGCGTAAATTAATAGTATATACAGTTTTACCAAATAAATATAGACTTCTTGGCATTACGACTAATCAAGAAGCAAATTGGATTAAAAATTCTAAGCTCTATTCTACTTACAATGAAAATAAGAAACCTTTTAAGGTGGTCCTCATAGGTCTTGATGGTGGTGTAAAAGAAGAGCGCAATGCAGCAATAAGCTCAGAAGAACTGTTTGCAATAATTGACGGGATGCCTATGAGAAGAAGCGAATTGAATCGTAAATAG
- the accD gene encoding acetyl-CoA carboxylase, carboxyltransferase subunit beta, with protein MAWFKRDKKGITTPTEAKKDTPKGLWYKSPTGKIVDTDQLKNNFYVSPEDGYHVRIGSNEYFEILFDDNKYKELNANMVSKDPLKFEDTKKYTDRVEAAQKKTGLKDAVRTAVGKSEGNDLVVACMDFAFIGGSMGSVVGEKIARAADYSLKNNIPFMIISKSGGARMMEAALSLMQLAKTSSKLAQLSDAGIPYISLCTDPTTGGTTASFAMLGDINIGEPGALIAFAGPRVVRDTTGKELPEGFQTAEFLLEKGFLDFICPRHELKKKVNLYLNLILNRKVEATA; from the coding sequence ATGGCTTGGTTTAAAAGAGATAAGAAAGGAATTACCACACCTACTGAAGCAAAAAAGGACACGCCTAAAGGTTTATGGTATAAATCACCTACTGGCAAAATAGTAGATACAGATCAGTTAAAAAATAATTTTTACGTAAGTCCAGAAGACGGCTACCACGTAAGAATAGGAAGTAATGAATACTTTGAAATATTATTTGACGATAATAAATACAAAGAACTCAATGCTAATATGGTATCTAAAGATCCTTTGAAATTTGAGGATACTAAAAAATATACCGATCGTGTAGAAGCTGCTCAAAAGAAAACGGGACTTAAAGATGCTGTACGTACTGCAGTAGGAAAGTCTGAAGGTAATGACCTCGTTGTGGCTTGTATGGATTTTGCTTTTATAGGTGGTTCTATGGGAAGTGTGGTAGGAGAAAAAATCGCTCGTGCTGCAGACTACTCTTTGAAGAACAATATTCCCTTCATGATTATTTCTAAATCTGGAGGTGCACGTATGATGGAAGCCGCTTTATCATTAATGCAGCTAGCAAAAACGAGTTCTAAATTAGCACAACTAAGTGACGCTGGTATTCCTTACATTTCATTGTGTACAGATCCTACCACTGGAGGAACAACTGCATCGTTTGCTATGTTAGGAGATATCAACATAGGTGAGCCGGGAGCTTTAATTGCTTTTGCAGGACCACGTGTGGTAAGAGACACTACAGGTAAAGAGCTTCCAGAAGGCTTTCAAACAGCAGAATTTCTGCTTGAAAAAGGTTTCTTAGATTTTATCTGTCCTAGACATGAGCTTAAGAAAAAAGTGAATTTATACCTCAACTTAATATTGAATAGGAAAGTGGAGGCTACAGCCTAA
- the fbaA gene encoding class II fructose-bisphosphate aldolase gives MSHNIKPGVATGDQVQEIFNHAKANGYALPAVNVVGSNTVNAVMETAAELNSPVIIQYSNGGSVFNAGKGLNNDNQRAAILGGIAGAEHVHRLAEAYGASVILHTDHCAKKLLPWIDGLLDASEARFRERGKSLYSSHMIDLSEEPLEENIEICKRYLERMSKMDMTLEIELGITGGEEDGVDNSDVDESKLYTQPEEVAYAYEELKKVSDKFTIAAAFGNVHGVYKPGNVKLTPKILKNSQEYISKKYNVEHNHIDFVFHGGSGSTLEEIREAIGYGVIKMNIDTDLQWAFANGIKTYMDSNNDYLLSQIGNPTGADSPNKKYYDPRKWLRVGEESFKARLKQAFEDLNNINTL, from the coding sequence ATGAGTCACAACATAAAACCAGGAGTTGCTACAGGCGACCAAGTTCAAGAAATTTTTAATCACGCCAAAGCTAATGGCTATGCCCTACCAGCGGTAAACGTTGTAGGTTCTAACACTGTAAATGCGGTAATGGAAACAGCGGCAGAGTTAAACTCTCCAGTGATTATTCAATATTCTAACGGAGGATCTGTTTTTAACGCAGGAAAAGGATTGAATAATGATAATCAAAGAGCAGCGATTTTAGGTGGTATTGCAGGTGCTGAGCATGTTCACAGATTAGCCGAAGCTTATGGAGCAAGTGTTATCCTACATACTGACCACTGTGCCAAAAAATTACTTCCTTGGATTGATGGGTTATTAGATGCTAGTGAAGCACGCTTTCGCGAAAGGGGTAAAAGTTTATACTCTTCCCACATGATAGACTTAAGTGAAGAACCACTAGAAGAAAATATAGAAATTTGTAAACGATACCTAGAAAGAATGTCCAAAATGGATATGACTCTAGAGATTGAATTAGGAATTACTGGTGGTGAAGAAGATGGTGTAGATAATAGCGATGTAGATGAGTCTAAATTATATACGCAACCAGAAGAAGTTGCCTATGCTTATGAGGAGCTTAAGAAAGTAAGCGATAAGTTTACGATTGCAGCAGCCTTTGGTAATGTTCATGGTGTTTACAAGCCAGGTAACGTAAAGCTTACGCCTAAAATATTGAAGAATTCTCAAGAGTATATTTCTAAGAAGTATAACGTAGAGCACAATCACATAGATTTTGTATTTCATGGTGGTTCTGGCTCTACTCTGGAAGAAATTAGAGAAGCAATAGGTTACGGTGTTATTAAAATGAATATCGATACTGATCTTCAATGGGCATTTGCAAATGGTATTAAAACCTACATGGATAGTAATAACGACTATTTACTTTCTCAAATAGGAAACCCAACTGGTGCAGACTCTCCTAACAAAAAATACTACGATCCACGTAAATGGCTACGTGTAGGAGAAGAGTCTTTTAAAGCGAGACTTAAGCAAGCTTTTGAAGATTTAAATAACATCAATACTTTATAA
- the tamL gene encoding translocation and assembly module lipoprotein TamL: MGKTGLHAKIGLIILLIILLVSCSAIKRVPDGKKLLTKSTILVDSAAPKDPRVQNLPVLQPNQRLLTIPLRLHIYNLARPNRDSIYLNWMQENPEGLERRNAILSEKQTMAFGQGLVKFNKWLKRTGEAPSLIDKVAIDKSKERLRAWYWNQGWFNTKVDHNIIDSDRPKRARIEYLVDRGQPYKIDSITTQIATPVIDSLYQLVQSESILKKGEQYFTPDINAERDRLNSYFRNHGAFHMEKDNIRFEGDTVNTNQKANITLIIKDREFKIADSTYSIPYKIHKISEVNIVPDYQNATSSQRPDTLKYEDYNILRFGKRKYKRASLTDAIFFHKGDVYRDIDRDRTYRRITELQSFLYPTINYVADPKDSTGTDLIANVLLTSKKKFEFTYGVETTHSNIQAIGVGLNTSLLIRNLFRGSELLDISFRGNIGASTNAANGDTRFFDLQELGADARLSFPRLFLPFDVDNLIPKYMSPSTNFSVGYFSQTNIGLDKQSLNGALTYNWRQTAIKSTRVDLINAQYVRNLDPGNFFNVYQSSYSSVNNVANDLNIIDPTYVNDAGNLTIPTGTNTFINDAIAGNLGATADQRETLRNVRERRDRLSQNNLIISSSYNWTRNNREGIYDDDFSRFNFRIESAGNVLSGISSLVGIDKNSNNRRRVFGVEYSQYVKTEIDYIKHWQYVNNHVFAIRAFGGIAIPYGNSDNIPFIRSFFAGGPNDNRAWQAYELGPGKTGGLNDFNEANMKLAFNAEYRFPIAGAFKGAVFADVGNIYNVLDSEDDPDAIFDGIEDLEFLALGTGAGLRYDFGFFVLRFDMGFKTYNPALEEGRRWFREFKISRSVLNVGINYPF, encoded by the coding sequence ATGGGAAAAACAGGACTTCATGCAAAAATAGGATTAATTATCTTGCTTATAATTCTATTAGTTTCTTGCAGTGCTATCAAGCGAGTGCCTGATGGTAAAAAGCTATTGACTAAAAGTACTATTCTGGTAGATAGCGCGGCTCCTAAAGATCCACGAGTACAAAATTTACCTGTTCTCCAACCTAATCAACGACTTCTTACTATACCGTTGCGTCTTCATATTTACAACCTAGCTAGACCTAACAGAGATTCCATCTATTTAAATTGGATGCAAGAAAACCCAGAAGGTCTAGAAAGAAGAAATGCCATACTTTCTGAAAAGCAAACGATGGCCTTCGGTCAAGGATTAGTAAAGTTTAACAAATGGCTCAAAAGAACTGGCGAGGCTCCTAGCTTGATTGATAAAGTCGCAATAGATAAATCAAAAGAAAGATTAAGAGCTTGGTACTGGAATCAAGGCTGGTTCAATACTAAAGTAGATCATAACATCATAGACAGCGATAGACCTAAAAGAGCTAGAATTGAATATTTAGTTGATAGAGGGCAGCCTTATAAAATTGATAGCATCACTACACAAATAGCGACACCAGTTATTGACTCCTTATATCAATTAGTTCAATCAGAAAGTATTCTTAAAAAAGGGGAACAATATTTTACTCCAGATATCAACGCAGAGCGTGATCGTTTAAACTCTTATTTCCGTAATCACGGTGCTTTCCATATGGAGAAAGACAACATACGATTTGAAGGTGATACCGTTAACACTAATCAAAAAGCAAACATCACTTTAATCATAAAAGACCGAGAGTTCAAAATTGCAGACTCTACTTATAGCATCCCTTATAAAATTCACAAAATAAGTGAGGTAAACATTGTTCCAGATTATCAAAACGCAACCAGCAGTCAAAGGCCGGACACTTTAAAATATGAAGATTATAATATTTTAAGGTTTGGTAAACGCAAGTATAAAAGAGCCTCACTTACTGATGCTATTTTCTTCCATAAGGGAGATGTTTACAGAGATATAGATAGAGATAGAACCTATCGTAGAATTACAGAGTTACAAAGTTTTCTCTACCCTACTATCAACTATGTTGCAGACCCTAAAGATTCTACTGGTACCGACCTTATTGCAAACGTTTTACTGACTTCTAAGAAAAAGTTTGAATTTACTTATGGGGTAGAAACTACTCATAGTAATATTCAAGCGATAGGTGTAGGATTAAACACCTCTCTATTAATCAGAAATTTATTTAGAGGTAGTGAACTATTAGATATTTCATTTAGAGGTAATATAGGTGCTAGTACAAATGCCGCAAATGGTGATACCAGATTTTTTGACCTTCAAGAATTAGGAGCAGATGCTCGCTTGAGTTTCCCGAGGCTATTTCTTCCTTTTGATGTAGATAATTTGATCCCTAAATACATGTCTCCATCAACTAACTTCTCAGTTGGTTACTTTAGCCAGACTAATATAGGTCTCGATAAACAAAGTTTAAATGGAGCACTTACCTATAACTGGAGACAGACCGCAATAAAAAGTACACGTGTAGACTTGATTAATGCCCAATATGTGCGTAATCTCGATCCTGGAAACTTTTTTAATGTATACCAAAGTAGTTATAGCAGTGTCAACAATGTGGCAAACGATTTAAACATAATTGACCCTACTTATGTTAATGATGCAGGTAACTTAACTATACCTACAGGAACTAATACCTTTATAAACGATGCCATCGCTGGTAACCTAGGCGCCACTGCAGATCAACGGGAAACTTTAAGAAATGTGAGAGAAAGGCGTGATAGACTATCACAAAACAACTTAATTATATCTTCCAGTTACAACTGGACACGCAACAATCGTGAAGGTATTTATGATGATGATTTCTCACGTTTCAATTTTAGAATTGAGTCCGCAGGAAATGTTCTTTCTGGTATCTCTAGCTTAGTAGGGATAGACAAGAATAGCAACAATAGACGTCGTGTTTTCGGCGTAGAATATAGTCAGTATGTAAAAACTGAAATCGATTACATCAAACACTGGCAATATGTCAATAATCATGTATTTGCTATAAGAGCTTTTGGTGGTATAGCAATACCATATGGAAACTCAGATAACATTCCTTTCATTAGATCTTTCTTTGCTGGTGGACCTAATGATAATCGTGCCTGGCAAGCTTATGAATTAGGACCTGGAAAAACCGGTGGACTTAATGATTTCAATGAAGCAAATATGAAACTGGCATTTAATGCGGAGTATAGATTTCCTATTGCGGGAGCTTTTAAAGGAGCTGTTTTTGCAGATGTAGGTAACATTTATAATGTTCTGGATAGCGAGGACGATCCTGATGCCATATTTGACGGTATAGAAGACCTTGAGTTTTTAGCCTTAGGAACCGGAGCCGGATTGCGATACGACTTTGGATTTTTTGTATTAAGATTTGATATGGGATTCAAAACCTATAATCCAGCATTAGAGGAAGGTAGAAGATGGTTTAGAGAGTTTAAGATTTCTAGATCTGTTCTCAACGTAGGTATCAACTATCCTTTCTAA
- a CDS encoding TrmH family RNA methyltransferase — protein MITKSKLKLIKSLSRKKYREEYQLFVVEGYKSIRELINSGVHTEVLLVTEGNHQLDDFDPDVIGVKEMNNISNYTTAPGYLAVFKMITKTEIPDQGKILVLDDVKDPGNLGTIIRLADWFNIPNIVCSNETVDMYNTKCVQASMASLSRVQIHYAELVMFLNNTSLPIFVTAMDGKNVYETTLPENAIIIMGNESHGISNEIQKLGKAISIPQYGTIQKTESLNVATATSLILGEWLRTTTITEK, from the coding sequence ATGATTACAAAAAGCAAGTTAAAGCTTATCAAATCTCTAAGTAGAAAAAAATATCGAGAAGAGTACCAGCTTTTTGTAGTTGAAGGGTATAAATCTATAAGAGAGTTGATCAATTCTGGCGTTCATACAGAAGTTTTACTAGTCACAGAAGGAAATCATCAACTGGACGATTTTGATCCAGATGTCATAGGTGTAAAAGAAATGAACAACATTTCAAATTATACTACTGCTCCAGGTTATTTAGCTGTTTTTAAAATGATTACTAAAACCGAAATTCCCGATCAAGGAAAGATTTTAGTACTTGACGATGTAAAAGATCCAGGAAATTTAGGCACCATAATCCGATTAGCAGACTGGTTTAATATTCCTAATATTGTTTGTAGTAATGAAACGGTAGATATGTACAATACAAAATGTGTACAAGCAAGCATGGCATCCTTATCTAGAGTACAAATTCATTATGCAGAATTAGTTATGTTCCTTAATAACACGTCGCTGCCTATTTTTGTCACAGCTATGGACGGTAAAAATGTATATGAAACCACATTACCTGAAAACGCAATTATTATAATGGGAAATGAGTCTCATGGGATAAGCAATGAGATTCAAAAATTAGGTAAAGCTATAAGTATCCCTCAATACGGTACCATTCAGAAAACAGAGAGTTTAAATGTCGCGACAGCTACTTCTCTTATTTTAGGAGAATGGTTGCGTACTACTACAATTACTGAAAAGTAA
- the porT gene encoding type IX secretion/gliding motility protein PorT/SprT, protein MRHIIVIIVVVLGFQTASAQLFSKEKIRNLENFDQKRLTWGYYLGFNSYDYKFDYDEVTEDIITETTAGFNVGLVGDVRLNDYFNLRLEPGIVFATRNLTFPNPSLMTEAEMNREVTSTYIHVPLLVKFSTKRNNNWKPFVVAGASWSSNLSSNSDNPDDNSAGQFRQTANVFNYELGIGIDLYLFYFKFSPSIRGVFAMGDELVRDADPNSPWTGNITSMQSRGVFINFTFQ, encoded by the coding sequence ATGAGACACATTATTGTCATCATAGTTGTAGTATTAGGTTTTCAAACCGCTAGTGCTCAATTATTTTCAAAAGAAAAAATTAGAAATTTAGAAAACTTTGATCAAAAACGTTTGACTTGGGGTTATTATCTAGGCTTTAACTCTTACGATTACAAATTTGATTATGACGAGGTCACAGAAGATATCATTACAGAAACGACTGCAGGTTTTAATGTAGGACTCGTAGGCGATGTACGTTTAAATGATTATTTTAATTTAAGACTCGAGCCAGGAATTGTTTTTGCAACTAGGAATCTTACTTTTCCTAATCCATCGTTAATGACAGAGGCAGAAATGAATCGAGAGGTTACTTCTACGTACATTCACGTGCCGTTATTAGTCAAGTTTTCTACTAAAAGAAACAACAACTGGAAACCATTTGTGGTAGCAGGAGCTTCATGGTCCAGTAACTTATCGAGTAATTCTGATAATCCTGATGACAACAGCGCTGGCCAATTTAGACAAACAGCTAATGTTTTTAATTATGAACTAGGTATAGGAATAGATCTATACTTGTTCTATTTTAAATTTTCTCCTTCCATCAGAGGTGTATTTGCAATGGGTGATGAACTAGTCAGAGATGCAGACCCTAATAGTCCATGGACAGGAAATATTACCAGCATGCAATCTAGAGGAGTGTTTATCAACTTTACTTTTCAGTAA
- the ubiE gene encoding bifunctional demethylmenaquinone methyltransferase/2-methoxy-6-polyprenyl-1,4-benzoquinol methylase UbiE, translating into MSEEVKPYKEENSGKKEQVTKMFDTISGEYDGLNRMISLGLDQKWRDNVVKMVAAQNPDVIMDIATGTGDLVIKMAQQTNASKLIGLDISSGMLEVGKVKVKEENLDSRIEMVLGDSENLKFEDGSIDAVTVSYGVRNFEDLEKGLSEILRVLKSGGILVVLETSIPTKFPFKQGYYLYSGLIVPTLGKLFSKDKIAYGYLSKSASKFPYGDRFNNILKKVGFKEVENELQFHGASTIYKAVKA; encoded by the coding sequence GTGTCTGAAGAAGTAAAGCCTTACAAAGAAGAAAATTCTGGAAAGAAAGAACAAGTCACAAAAATGTTTGACACCATAAGCGGTGAATATGACGGCCTTAATAGAATGATTTCTTTGGGACTGGATCAAAAATGGCGTGATAATGTGGTGAAAATGGTTGCCGCTCAAAATCCTGACGTGATTATGGATATCGCTACTGGTACTGGAGATCTAGTAATCAAAATGGCACAACAGACTAATGCGTCAAAGTTGATAGGTCTAGACATTTCTAGTGGAATGTTAGAAGTAGGAAAAGTAAAAGTGAAAGAAGAAAATCTAGACAGTCGCATTGAAATGGTGCTGGGTGATTCAGAAAATCTAAAGTTTGAAGATGGCTCAATAGACGCTGTAACGGTTTCTTATGGAGTACGTAACTTTGAAGATCTTGAAAAAGGACTTTCTGAAATCTTAAGGGTATTAAAATCAGGTGGAATTCTAGTAGTACTAGAAACAAGCATACCAACTAAGTTTCCTTTTAAACAAGGTTACTATTTATACTCTGGATTAATCGTTCCTACCTTAGGGAAACTATTCTCTAAAGATAAAATCGCTTATGGTTATTTATCAAAAAGTGCTTCTAAATTCCCTTATGGGGACCGTTTCAACAATATTTTGAAGAAAGTAGGGTTTAAAGAAGTAGAAAATGAATTACAATTTCATGGTGCATCTACCATTTATAAAGCAGTAAAAGCATAG
- the trkA gene encoding Trk system potassium transporter TrkA yields MKILIAGAGEVGFHLAKLLSYESQDITLIDPVQENLHYADTHLDIRVLRGDSTSIKILQDARIDQADLVIAVTSSETTNITISVLAKQLGAKRTIARITNTEFLEHQDSIGFSGFGIDELISPEALASKEIELLLNQSAFNDSYEFEDGALTMVGVNLQRTAQFVGKTVQQAGEIFPEIHFMPIAIQRFGTQYTLIPRGDTQFKEGDQVYFITTAGGVDELYKLTGKTKHVMRNVMILGGSNIGKQSAMQLSKAGVNVKLIEKDAKKAFDLADSLPEVLVLNGDGRNVELLEEENIHEMDAFIAVTGNSETNIISCLMAKSKSVKKTISLVENMDYFQLSHSIGIDTLINKKLLAANNIFRYVRKGEVVAMTKLNNMNAELLEFIVKQESEVCGKTVSNAGVPRSAIIGGVIREGEGNIVLGSFTIQAGDRVVVCCLPRSISKVEKLFL; encoded by the coding sequence ATGAAAATCCTTATCGCAGGAGCTGGAGAAGTAGGTTTTCACCTTGCCAAACTGCTGTCTTACGAGTCTCAAGATATTACACTTATTGATCCGGTACAGGAGAATTTGCATTATGCTGATACACACTTAGATATAAGAGTGTTGCGTGGTGATTCTACTTCTATTAAAATTTTACAAGATGCACGCATTGATCAAGCAGATCTTGTGATTGCAGTAACGAGTAGTGAGACAACTAATATTACTATTTCGGTACTCGCTAAGCAGTTAGGTGCAAAACGTACTATTGCTCGTATTACTAATACAGAATTCTTGGAACACCAGGATTCTATAGGGTTTTCTGGTTTTGGAATTGATGAATTGATTTCTCCAGAAGCATTAGCAAGTAAGGAAATTGAGTTACTTCTTAATCAAAGTGCTTTCAATGATAGTTATGAATTTGAAGATGGCGCACTTACCATGGTAGGAGTGAATTTGCAACGTACCGCACAGTTTGTAGGTAAAACGGTGCAGCAAGCAGGAGAGATCTTTCCAGAGATTCATTTTATGCCTATTGCTATCCAGCGTTTTGGAACTCAGTACACGTTAATTCCTCGTGGCGATACCCAATTTAAAGAAGGAGATCAAGTATATTTTATAACGACCGCTGGTGGAGTGGACGAGCTGTATAAACTTACAGGAAAGACTAAGCATGTCATGCGTAATGTCATGATCTTGGGTGGTAGTAACATAGGAAAGCAAAGCGCCATGCAGCTTTCTAAAGCTGGCGTAAACGTGAAGCTCATTGAAAAAGATGCCAAAAAAGCCTTTGATCTAGCCGATTCCCTTCCTGAAGTTCTAGTTTTAAACGGAGACGGACGCAATGTAGAATTGCTTGAAGAAGAAAACATTCATGAAATGGATGCTTTTATTGCTGTAACTGGAAATAGCGAGACTAATATTATTTCTTGCTTGATGGCTAAAAGTAAGAGTGTCAAGAAAACGATCTCTCTGGTAGAAAATATGGATTACTTCCAGTTATCGCACAGCATAGGAATCGATACATTGATCAACAAAAAGCTATTAGCAGCTAATAATATTTTTAGGTATGTGCGTAAAGGTGAGGTAGTTGCCATGACTAAGCTAAACAACATGAATGCGGAGTTGTTGGAATTTATTGTTAAGCAAGAAAGTGAAGTTTGTGGTAAAACTGTTTCAAATGCTGGAGTTCCTAGAAGTGCTATTATAGGTGGTGTTATTAGAGAAGGAGAAGGTAATATAGTTTTAGGAAGCTTTACCATACAAGCTGGTGATCGAGTAGTAGTATGTTGCTTGCCGCGATCTATTTCTAAAGTAGAAAAACTCTTCTTATAA